Proteins from one Thalassophryne amazonica chromosome 20, fThaAma1.1, whole genome shotgun sequence genomic window:
- the LOC117501390 gene encoding oxidoreductase NAD-binding domain-containing protein 1-like isoform X2 → MNESESVKRLRIAVHPDFSFKAGQWVDFFIPGVEKVGGFSMCSSPGLLQREGIIELAVKYSTYPPAHWIHTTCTVGSHVAMRVGGDFFFDPSPSDPSVDLLLVAGGVGINPLYSILLHTADLLDLNHASARLDYKIGSTHLFYSAKNTQELLFKTSIMEMCRKFPGRFSCNVHVTQQTSAVDPHLQPSVNRGRITEAELSARVDPQRTLCYLCGPPPMIEAVSKALTDLGLPKDRILFEKWW, encoded by the exons ATGAATGAATCAGAGAGCGTCAAACGCCTGAGAATAGCCGTCCATCCGGACTTCAGCTTCAAAGCTGGACAGTG GGTAGATTTCTTCATCCCTGGTGTGGAGAAAGTGGGAGGGTTCTCGATGTGCTCCAGTCCGGGTTTGCTGCAGAGGGAAGGTATCATTGAACTGGCTGTGAAGTACTCCACATATCCCCCAGCACACTGGATCCACACCACG TGTACGGTGGGTTCGCATGTCGCAATGCGTGTTGGCGGCGACTTCTTCTTCGACCCGTCACCGTCTGACCCATCGGTGGATTTGCTGCTGGTAGCCGGCGGCGTGGGGATCAACCCGTTATACTcaattctgttgcacacagcggACCTGCTGGACCTTAACCACGCCTCTGCCAGGCTGGACTACAAGATAGGCTCCACCCACCTGTTCTACAGTGCCAAGAACACCCAGGAACTGCTCTTTAAG ACTTCCATCATGGAAATGTGTCGGAAATTCCCTGGCAGGTTTTCATGTAACGTCCACGTTACTCAGCAGACCTCAGCTGTCGACCCGCACCTCCAGCCATCGGTCAACc GTGGCAGGATCACAGAAGCAGAGTTGAGTGCTCGTGTGGACCCACAAAGGACTTTGTGTTACCTGTGTGGACCTCCACCCATGATCGAAGCGGTTTCCAAAGCCCTCACAGATCTGGGGCTTCCGAAAGACAGGATCCTCTTTGAGAAGTGGTGGTAG
- the LOC117501390 gene encoding oxidoreductase NAD-binding domain-containing protein 1-like isoform X1, with protein MNESESVKRLRIAVHPDFSFKAGQWVDFFIPGVEKVGGFSMCSSPGLLQREGIIELAVKYSTYPPAHWIHTTQCTVGSHVAMRVGGDFFFDPSPSDPSVDLLLVAGGVGINPLYSILLHTADLLDLNHASARLDYKIGSTHLFYSAKNTQELLFKTSIMEMCRKFPGRFSCNVHVTQQTSAVDPHLQPSVNRGRITEAELSARVDPQRTLCYLCGPPPMIEAVSKALTDLGLPKDRILFEKWW; from the exons ATGAATGAATCAGAGAGCGTCAAACGCCTGAGAATAGCCGTCCATCCGGACTTCAGCTTCAAAGCTGGACAGTG GGTAGATTTCTTCATCCCTGGTGTGGAGAAAGTGGGAGGGTTCTCGATGTGCTCCAGTCCGGGTTTGCTGCAGAGGGAAGGTATCATTGAACTGGCTGTGAAGTACTCCACATATCCCCCAGCACACTGGATCCACACCACG CAGTGTACGGTGGGTTCGCATGTCGCAATGCGTGTTGGCGGCGACTTCTTCTTCGACCCGTCACCGTCTGACCCATCGGTGGATTTGCTGCTGGTAGCCGGCGGCGTGGGGATCAACCCGTTATACTcaattctgttgcacacagcggACCTGCTGGACCTTAACCACGCCTCTGCCAGGCTGGACTACAAGATAGGCTCCACCCACCTGTTCTACAGTGCCAAGAACACCCAGGAACTGCTCTTTAAG ACTTCCATCATGGAAATGTGTCGGAAATTCCCTGGCAGGTTTTCATGTAACGTCCACGTTACTCAGCAGACCTCAGCTGTCGACCCGCACCTCCAGCCATCGGTCAACc GTGGCAGGATCACAGAAGCAGAGTTGAGTGCTCGTGTGGACCCACAAAGGACTTTGTGTTACCTGTGTGGACCTCCACCCATGATCGAAGCGGTTTCCAAAGCCCTCACAGATCTGGGGCTTCCGAAAGACAGGATCCTCTTTGAGAAGTGGTGGTAG
- the LOC117501390 gene encoding oxidoreductase NAD-binding domain-containing protein 1-like isoform X3 — protein sequence MCSSPGLLQREGIIELAVKYSTYPPAHWIHTTQCTVGSHVAMRVGGDFFFDPSPSDPSVDLLLVAGGVGINPLYSILLHTADLLDLNHASARLDYKIGSTHLFYSAKNTQELLFKTSIMEMCRKFPGRFSCNVHVTQQTSAVDPHLQPSVNRGRITEAELSARVDPQRTLCYLCGPPPMIEAVSKALTDLGLPKDRILFEKWW from the exons ATGTGCTCCAGTCCGGGTTTGCTGCAGAGGGAAGGTATCATTGAACTGGCTGTGAAGTACTCCACATATCCCCCAGCACACTGGATCCACACCACG CAGTGTACGGTGGGTTCGCATGTCGCAATGCGTGTTGGCGGCGACTTCTTCTTCGACCCGTCACCGTCTGACCCATCGGTGGATTTGCTGCTGGTAGCCGGCGGCGTGGGGATCAACCCGTTATACTcaattctgttgcacacagcggACCTGCTGGACCTTAACCACGCCTCTGCCAGGCTGGACTACAAGATAGGCTCCACCCACCTGTTCTACAGTGCCAAGAACACCCAGGAACTGCTCTTTAAG ACTTCCATCATGGAAATGTGTCGGAAATTCCCTGGCAGGTTTTCATGTAACGTCCACGTTACTCAGCAGACCTCAGCTGTCGACCCGCACCTCCAGCCATCGGTCAACc GTGGCAGGATCACAGAAGCAGAGTTGAGTGCTCGTGTGGACCCACAAAGGACTTTGTGTTACCTGTGTGGACCTCCACCCATGATCGAAGCGGTTTCCAAAGCCCTCACAGATCTGGGGCTTCCGAAAGACAGGATCCTCTTTGAGAAGTGGTGGTAG